A part of Rhizobium etli CFN 42 genomic DNA contains:
- a CDS encoding nitrogen fixation protein NifZ yields MGLGREQEVEIHRPPRFTPGERVRARLHVKNDGTYAGKKIGENLVRKGDEGYVRDIGTFLQQFYIYAVEWVERGTIVGMRARELTSLDNAAACGPAEIAGPPTKE; encoded by the coding sequence ATGGGCCTTGGACGTGAACAGGAGGTCGAAATTCACAGGCCTCCACGATTTACACCCGGCGAGCGGGTGCGGGCCAGACTTCACGTAAAGAATGACGGCACCTATGCTGGCAAAAAAATTGGCGAAAATTTGGTGCGGAAGGGCGACGAAGGCTATGTGCGCGACATCGGCACCTTTCTCCAGCAGTTTTACATCTATGCCGTCGAATGGGTCGAACGTGGCACTATCGTCGGCATGCGTGCCCGTGAACTGACGAGTCTAGACAACGCCGCTGCTTGCGGCCCTGCTGAAATCGCGGGGCCCCCAACGAAGGAATAG
- the nifT gene encoding putative nitrogen fixation protein NifT — protein MKIMIRRTSAGLSAYVPKKDLEEPIVDVEADDMWGGTITLRNGWRLVLPKLSRDTPLPITVHARKIPDED, from the coding sequence ATGAAGATAATGATTCGCAGAACGAGCGCCGGCTTGTCGGCTTACGTACCAAAGAAAGATCTCGAAGAGCCGATCGTAGATGTCGAGGCTGATGACATGTGGGGCGGCACGATCACTCTCAGGAACGGCTGGAGACTCGTCTTGCCCAAGCTATCGCGGGATACGCCTCTGCCGATCACCGTCCACGCAAGGAAGATTCCTGACGAGGACTGA
- a CDS encoding SIR2 family NAD-dependent protein deacylase: MNKILTSDRLLIIRNGDAEKRLRLLQEALAADRIVPYLGPDLLRLQSTEPPVPDTPEAVSAALNERTPAPSRIRSNMWSVAQFIEQRRHRRTLQAWMAEIFGAPVAPTALHDWLATLPLSLIVDGWYDGTMRAAFAKTGRTDVVEIQGVTRANGGGDIWTKTYDLSGRDVECVSAPKTVLYAPYGSVIPASNFLVSDSDYVEVLTEIDIQTPIPGMVKERRIDRGFLFIGCRFNDQMLRIYARQIIKRSHGPHFAVLDAEGLTKNERRFLAASGITVVDLPIGEAAALLVPFGSKADGDHGRTASASNLCSG, from the coding sequence ATGAACAAAATTTTAACCTCGGACCGTCTCCTGATCATTCGCAACGGTGACGCCGAAAAAAGACTTAGGCTGCTCCAGGAAGCGCTCGCTGCGGATCGGATCGTTCCCTATCTCGGTCCAGATCTCCTTCGGCTGCAATCCACGGAACCACCTGTACCGGACACCCCGGAAGCCGTCTCCGCGGCACTCAACGAACGCACACCTGCCCCTTCCAGGATACGCAGCAATATGTGGTCAGTCGCGCAGTTTATTGAACAGCGACGGCATCGCCGGACGCTTCAGGCCTGGATGGCAGAAATATTTGGAGCACCCGTGGCGCCGACCGCCCTCCACGACTGGCTCGCAACGCTGCCGCTCTCCCTTATCGTCGACGGCTGGTACGACGGGACAATGCGTGCGGCTTTCGCGAAGACCGGTCGAACGGATGTCGTCGAGATTCAGGGCGTCACGCGTGCAAACGGCGGCGGCGACATTTGGACAAAAACTTACGATCTGTCCGGGAGAGACGTCGAATGCGTCTCAGCGCCAAAGACGGTCCTCTATGCGCCGTACGGCAGTGTTATACCAGCTTCGAACTTTCTGGTGTCCGATTCCGATTACGTGGAAGTCCTAACCGAAATCGATATCCAGACGCCAATACCTGGAATGGTGAAAGAACGGCGTATAGATCGCGGTTTTCTTTTCATTGGCTGCCGCTTCAACGATCAGATGCTCCGGATCTACGCTCGACAGATCATCAAGCGCTCTCACGGCCCCCACTTTGCAGTACTTGATGCGGAAGGCCTTACCAAAAACGAGCGCCGTTTCCTTGCAGCAAGCGGAATCACGGTGGTCGACCTGCCGATCGGCGAAGCCGCGGCTCTGCTTGTACCATTTGGTAGCAAGGCGGATGGTGACCATGGCCGCACGGCTTCCGCTTCGAATCTCTGTAGCGGCTAG
- the hisC gene encoding histidinol-phosphate transaminase: MADAKLQAVLSALSPMARQLNALPSNQPGRDANCVKLNTNENPFPLPMMVLQSALAALERHYLYPEDDNLSLRDAAASAYGLSQDQVVAGNGSSELLGLIYRAFLDPGDSVAMISPGFSFNRKLAKLQGARFLEIEWGESYSLPIEQLLLGPAKDAKFILLANPNNPTGTFVPVAEIDRLVAQSDQLIVVDEAYVDFAPDDALRLVDRHPNLLVLRTLSKGFAAAGIRVGFGFGHPELIGRLRNLQNVFNMNVIGHAVGISILSHRADYDENHRYIKHERHRTTTALSQLGFSVIPSHTNFLLARVPPGRDGKWWQASLDRQNILVAVFPDAGLENFIRVSIGTRTQMDAFLSAARDIISGSMKTQS; encoded by the coding sequence ATGGCTGATGCAAAGCTGCAAGCCGTGCTTTCGGCTCTTTCGCCGATGGCGAGACAGCTAAATGCGCTACCCTCCAATCAACCGGGGCGAGATGCGAACTGCGTTAAACTAAACACGAATGAGAATCCGTTTCCGTTGCCGATGATGGTGTTGCAAAGTGCGCTGGCGGCCCTCGAACGGCATTATCTGTATCCCGAAGATGACAATCTGAGCTTGCGCGACGCAGCCGCCAGCGCGTATGGCCTCTCCCAGGATCAGGTGGTCGCCGGGAACGGCTCGTCGGAGCTGCTTGGGCTCATCTACAGAGCATTCCTCGACCCGGGAGATAGCGTTGCGATGATATCGCCAGGTTTTTCCTTTAACCGCAAACTGGCCAAGTTGCAGGGTGCCAGATTTCTCGAAATCGAATGGGGCGAGTCTTATTCTCTGCCAATCGAGCAGCTGCTTCTTGGTCCAGCAAAAGATGCAAAATTCATACTGCTGGCCAATCCGAACAATCCAACGGGAACATTCGTTCCGGTGGCTGAAATCGACCGCCTCGTCGCGCAATCGGACCAGTTGATAGTGGTGGATGAAGCGTATGTCGACTTTGCACCCGATGATGCCCTGCGCCTAGTCGATCGTCATCCAAACCTTCTAGTATTGAGAACACTTTCGAAAGGCTTTGCAGCCGCGGGAATTCGCGTCGGTTTCGGCTTTGGTCATCCCGAACTTATTGGGAGGCTACGCAACCTGCAAAATGTCTTTAACATGAACGTGATCGGCCATGCGGTGGGCATTAGTATCCTTTCGCACCGCGCCGACTACGACGAGAACCACAGATATATTAAACATGAAAGACACAGAACGACCACTGCCTTGTCTCAATTGGGCTTTTCTGTCATTCCCTCCCACACAAACTTTTTGCTAGCTCGGGTGCCACCCGGACGAGATGGCAAATGGTGGCAAGCGTCTTTGGATAGGCAGAACATACTTGTAGCCGTCTTTCCCGATGCCGGTTTGGAAAATTTTATCCGCGTCAGCATCGGCACCAGAACCCAAATGGACGCGTTCCTTTCAGCCGCCAGGGACATCATTTCTGGAAGTATGAAGACGCAGAGCTAG
- a CDS encoding helix-turn-helix domain-containing protein, with product MKQWINELGLQQVDDPGIDKPVYRKPFDGRIALSAELENLISISLREARDKRKLPRSKLAPLLGITKQVYGRYENGVSRLTVSRLIHLCEVLDATPEEIIAPAAPYLWGETETKAVLLLATIVKLRTFDEEILQDIFSLLSRIDETGSDSGDRAMKVASTSATADDRE from the coding sequence TTGAAGCAATGGATTAATGAACTCGGTTTGCAACAAGTCGATGATCCAGGCATAGACAAGCCGGTCTATCGAAAACCTTTTGACGGACGGATTGCACTTAGCGCCGAACTCGAAAACTTGATCAGCATCAGCCTTCGCGAAGCCCGCGATAAGCGAAAACTCCCGCGCTCGAAACTGGCGCCCTTGCTTGGCATCACTAAGCAGGTCTACGGCCGGTACGAAAATGGAGTATCCCGCTTGACCGTGAGCCGACTGATTCATCTGTGTGAGGTTTTGGATGCCACTCCGGAAGAGATTATCGCCCCGGCGGCACCTTATCTTTGGGGCGAAACTGAAACCAAAGCGGTTCTGCTGCTGGCTACTATCGTGAAGTTGCGGACTTTCGATGAAGAGATCTTGCAAGATATTTTCAGCTTACTAAGCCGCATAGACGAGACCGGTAGCGATAGCGGCGATCGTGCCATGAAAGTCGCGTCTACCAGCGCCACTGCAGACGATCGCGAATAG
- a CDS encoding helix-turn-helix transcriptional regulator, which yields MTEDLASYRSSRGLVSTADPEVDKAIYRKPGFGGEITSLGHMEELISAFLKKTREAQGLSRADVAPMLGLSIPVYGRYERAFSKMTVTRMIHLCEILGFMPIDMIFEAAPHLWGRTSEEAEDCLTLARILRRLPNGTTRDLIRLLQRMIPDDDESDRGISDVAEPVK from the coding sequence GTGACGGAAGATCTAGCAAGCTACAGAAGTTCGAGAGGCCTCGTCAGCACCGCCGATCCGGAGGTTGACAAGGCGATCTATCGAAAGCCAGGTTTCGGCGGCGAAATTACATCGTTGGGTCACATGGAGGAATTGATCAGCGCGTTCCTGAAAAAGACACGCGAAGCGCAGGGCCTGTCTCGCGCAGACGTTGCTCCAATGCTTGGTCTGTCCATCCCTGTATACGGACGCTACGAGCGGGCATTTTCCAAAATGACTGTTACTCGGATGATCCATCTGTGTGAGATTCTTGGCTTCATGCCTATCGATATGATCTTTGAAGCTGCGCCACATCTTTGGGGCCGCACATCGGAGGAGGCCGAGGATTGTCTCACACTGGCGAGGATTCTTAGGAGACTTCCGAACGGCACGACGCGCGATCTTATTCGGCTCCTGCAGCGAATGATCCCCGATGACGACGAGAGCGACAGAGGTATCAGTGATGTAGCGGAGCCCGTGAAGTGA